The DNA sequence GCGCTTTCGTTTCCATGGGGACGCTTTTCGTCGGGCGGAGTGGGGCTCGTCCTGAATCGCCTCGGAGCTGCCCCATCTCCACTACAGCTTACGGTAAGAAATACAGACCAGGATCTGCTTTCTAATAACGAAGATCCCGGTTGAAAAAACATTTATTTACTCTCTGATTGTTTACCGGCCGGCTCTTTCAGTTTCCAAGCCAGCAGGTCCCTTAGAAATTCAGGCATATAATAAGTTTTGGATGCCAGCTCTGTCACAAAAGGGTACAGATGACTGAAAGTAATTAAATCAGGTACTGCTACACTGTAATATCGTTTCGGATCGATTCCGGCTCCATAGGTCTCCACATCTTTCATAGAACTCGTCGTCCATTCCTCCGAAGCGTAAAGCGTAAGTCCGAGAACCTTCCCACGAAATCCGTAACCTTTGAGCGGGTAATTGATCATCGTATTATCATTGGACTGCTTCATTAGATGGTACAAATCGCTGCCGCTCATGGAAACTTTCGCCGGATTTATCGGGTGGGGGCAAATTTCATGGATATGCCGTTTCGTAATATCCCCTGCTGGAAGTCCTTTCAGCAGCAGACCGGAATTAACCATCGCTACATCCGCTTCACACCACTCCCGCAGAGCGTCCGCAAGAAGCAGGACAAGCGGAGATGGTTCATACCAGGAAACTTCAAGACCTTTAGGAAGGGTCGTAATTACTTCATCCATAAACGGCAGGGCGCGTTTTTCCACTTCTTTCAAAAGAGTGTCAGTCGCTTTGTCCCTGTTTCTCTTATTCACCTCATGTGTCTGTATATGGGCCACATAAGGCTCATTTTCCGCATCAACTGTTACTTCTCCCACGTGGGAGCCGGATCTGCCGCATTGATGAAGCCACGACTTATTTACTCTTTCTCCACCGTTCAGTACGTGATGAGTGTGCGCTCCAAGAATAAGATGAATATCCGGAAATTTATCCGCCATCTGCTTGTCCAGTCTGTATCCAAGGTGAGACAAGCAGATAATGAAATCGGCGCTTGCTTTCATTTCCGGAAGCAGTCCGTCGATTTCTTTCAGCGGGTCTGTAATGTGCCAGCCGAGTTCTTCATAAAAGGCATAGAAAGGATAGGTGACCCCAATTACTGCTGCTTTTTTACCATTTGACAGTGGATATATTTTCCACGGACTGCACCAGTCAGGCCGACCTCCGTCCTTATTAAACAAATTGGCGAGCAGAATGTCAAATTCCGCATTATCATAAAGCGAATTAAGATCTTTTTTAGCCATCGTGATTCCTTCATTATTGCCTATCGTTACCGCTTTATAGTTCATTGCGTTAAGCAGGTCTGTATTTCCTTTTCCTACAAGTCCTTCTGTCAGCACGTGCATCCGGTCGCTATGATCGCCGATATCAAATAGCAGCACGTCATGACCCAGCTTCTCGGCCTGCCTCCGCTGTTTTTTCACTATTTCTGTTACTGCAGACCACTGCTCCAATTCGCTATGTAAATCGTTCGTATGCAGAACGGTAAGTGTATTCATGCGGCAGTCTCCTCTCTATCCATTGAAACCATCAAAAATAAGCCTGATTCCTATAATTACAAGTACGATGCGAAGCGCCAGAACGATCGTTTCATTTTTCATACGGCTGTTAATCCAGGCTCCTATTTTCCCTCCGAACCAGGCACCTGGAATAAGTGCCATGGCATAAAACCAATCTACATTACCGAGTGCGATGTGGGAAACGGAGCTCACTGCGGCAGATAAAAAGACGAGAAACATCGAAGTAGCCACAGCAATATGTGCGGGAAAAGCAAACAGAATAATCATCGCCGGGACGATCAAAGATCCTCCTCCAATACCGAAAAGTCCTGAGAACATACCTACAAAAAAAGCGATGCCTATCGCAAGGGATGGCTCGTACCCATATTCTCGCTGTGAGCCATCGCTTTCCTGAAAGGTGCGTTTTATGCCTCTTTTTCTAAGAGGCACCGGCTTTATTTTATTACGGATGAGCAGAATAAAAGAAACTAGAATGATGAAAAATCCAAAAGCGATCAGAAACCGCCCTGCATCTATGCCGTTATTCAGCCATACACCGAACAGAGCTCCGGGTCCGCTCCCGATAAAGAAAATCAGACCGCTTTGAAAGTCTACCTTTTTCTGTTTCATATAGGCCAGTGTAGAAGAAAGTCCGGTAAATATCATAACAAGCAGCGAAGTCCCTACAGCAACCTGAGGAGTAATTCCTTCAAATATCCCCGTGAAGCCGCCTAATACCATGAGAGCAGGAACGATAATGATTCCTCCACCGAGCCCCATAATACTGCCGACAATTGCTGCTGCAAGCCCTAAAAAAACAAGTAATATCCATTCCATAACTGATAAGCCCCTTCAGCCCTTTTCATTTTATCTGCCTTTAGTCCCCGCTGAACAAATCCAACTGCTTCGGAGCAAGACCGGTATATTCCAATCCCAGCATCTGAATAAATTTTTTCGCATTGCCAGCTGCGTGTCCACCTGAATTGTTGTTGAAAACAACCGTTACTTTTTTGCTCTCTGCTGCAATTTTTTTGACCTGCTCTGCCAGTTCAGAAAGTTCCTTCTCTGAATAATCATACAGATAACGGACACTGCGCCACTCCTCGCCTTGAACCGGCTTCTGCCAAGCTGCTTTATTTCTCCCATGCAGCCTGATGAACGTGTGGTCCGGCTCCGTCACGACAGGAACAAACGGTACGGATTTCTCTCCAATCTGCGGTTCATCGACTACGGTGTGGATCCATTTATCCTGCTTCATATAATCGATCGTCCGCTTTTTAAATTCCTCCTCATACCATGATTGGTGGCGGAATTCGAGAGCAGCCGGAAATTCCCGAAGCTCTTCCCGGATCCACTTAATATACTGTACGTATTTCTGCTGGCAGTCATACCACGGAGGGAACTGACAGAGAACCGTACTCAGTTTACCGGCTTCAAGCATCGGCCGGAATGTTTTCCTGAAAGCTTCCAGCATTTCCTCCTTTGAATCAAATGGGATTTTACCGCGCTGATGACCGGTCATTCCCTGATACGCTTTTACTACAAATTGAAATGAGTCTGGTGTTTCTCTCAGCCATTTCTGAACGGAGGACGCGGGAGGGATCGCATAAAAAGAGGCGTCAAGCTCCACTACGGGAAAGTGGGCAGCATACGTTTCCAGTTTGGATGCAGAAGAAGGCAGTCCTTCATAAAGTGTATGATGATCTCCCCAGCCAGTAAGCCCAATCACTATATTATCGCTCATGGTACGTCCTCCTTCTTGTAGGATCTGCCTGAACACCAGCAGGCCTTCCGTCAACAAACAGTCAGTAATTCAGTATAAGATTCAATTTCAAAAATTGAAACCATTACCTTTTAAAACGAATCAGTTCAGGGACCTTCGCTCCAGATGAGGTCTTTTCCGACAGCTTGCATTCAGCTTCATTTTTTTTATAAACAGAAGAATTTTAAAGGGATAACCAGATTATTTTTCGTTTATATGTCAAAAAAGCACCTATTAAATTGATTTATATGTATACAAAACCTTTTACCCTGTTTCTGCGTTCAGGACACATTAATCTGTATGTGTGTTTATTAAAAGAAAAGCTGCCTTGAAAATAAAGCAGATAAACGCGCGCTTTCGTTTCCATGTGGACGCTTTCCGCTGCCGTCTCTGCCTTGTCACTGCTTTCTATCTTCTTGATTCAACCAGCGGGCTTTCTGTATTTAAAAATCAAAACGAAGCGGAGTTTTCTATATGTATCAGCATTAAACTTTAAGACAGCTAAAAGAAAAGCGAACCCGCTTTGCGCGAGTTCGCTCTCATCCTGATTTATTAACCGATCGAACCTTCCATCTCGAACTTGATGAGACGGTTCATTTCGACCGCATACTCCATCGGAAGTTCTTTTGTAAATGGCTCGATGAAGCCCATAACAATCATTTCTGTTGCTTCCTGCTCGGAAACACCGCGGCTCATAAGATAGAAGAGCTGCTCTTCTGATACTTTTGATACCGTCGCTTCATGTTCAAGCGAAATGTTATTGTTAAGAATTTCGTTGTACGGAATTGTATCTGATGTGGATTTGTTATCCATAATCAGCGTATCACACTCAATGTTGGAGCGGGACCGCTCTGATTTACGTCCGAAGTGAACGATACCGCGGTACGTTACTTTACCGCCGTGCTTGGAGATCGACTTCGATACGATGGAAGACGAGCAGTCCGGAGCAAGGTGCGTCATTTTTGCGCCTGCATCCTGGTGCTGTCCCTTCCCTGCGATTGCAATGGAAAGAACGTTTCCACGAGCTCCACGGCCTTTCATGACAACAGCTGGATATTTCATCGTCAGCTTGGAGCCAATGTTCCCGTCGACCCATTCCATCGTTGCATTCTCTTCCGCTACTGCACGCTTCGTTACGAGATTGTATACGTTCGGCGCCCAGTTTTGAATAGTTGTATAACGGCAGTAGGCATCCTTTTTAACGATAATTTCCACAACTGCACTGTGAAGAGAGTTCGTTGTATAAACCGGCGCTGTACAGCCTTCTACATAATGCACCGAGCTGCCTTCATCAGCAATGATCAGCGTACGCTCGAACTGTCCCATATTTTCTGAGTTAATACGGAAGTAAGCCTGCAGCGGCGTATCACTTTTCACGCCTTTTGGAACGTAGATAAACGAACCGCCCGACCATACAGCCGAGTTAAGAGCTGCGAACTTGTTGTCGGATGGAGGGATCACTTTACCGAAGTGCTCGCGGAAAATTTCTTCATCTTCCACCATCGCAGAATCAGTATCTTTAAAGATAATTCCCTGTTCCGTTAATTCTTCTTTCATATTGTGATAAACTACTTCAGACTCATACTGGGCGGAAACACCGGCGAGGTATTTCTGCTCCGCTTCCGGAATTCCAAGTTTATCAAACGTATTTTTAATCTCTTCCGGTACTTCATCCCATGAACGCTCGGACTTCTCAGAAGGCCTCACATAATAAGTGATTTCGTCAAAGTCCAGATCCGAAATATCTCCGCCCCATGTCGGCATCGGCATTTTATAAAACTGCTCCAATGACTTCAGACGGAAATCAAGCATCCACTGAGGTTCCTCTTTAATTTTGGAAATTTCACGGACAATATCTTCCGTCAGACCTTTTTTTGAACGGAAAACAGAAACGTCTTTATCTGAAAATCCATAT is a window from the Alkalicoccus halolimnae genome containing:
- a CDS encoding bifunctional metallophosphatase/5'-nucleotidase — its product is MNTLTVLHTNDLHSELEQWSAVTEIVKKQRRQAEKLGHDVLLFDIGDHSDRMHVLTEGLVGKGNTDLLNAMNYKAVTIGNNEGITMAKKDLNSLYDNAEFDILLANLFNKDGGRPDWCSPWKIYPLSNGKKAAVIGVTYPFYAFYEELGWHITDPLKEIDGLLPEMKASADFIICLSHLGYRLDKQMADKFPDIHLILGAHTHHVLNGGERVNKSWLHQCGRSGSHVGEVTVDAENEPYVAHIQTHEVNKRNRDKATDTLLKEVEKRALPFMDEVITTLPKGLEVSWYEPSPLVLLLADALREWCEADVAMVNSGLLLKGLPAGDITKRHIHEICPHPINPAKVSMSGSDLYHLMKQSNDNTMINYPLKGYGFRGKVLGLTLYASEEWTTSSMKDVETYGAGIDPKRYYSVAVPDLITFSHLYPFVTELASKTYYMPEFLRDLLAWKLKEPAGKQSESK
- a CDS encoding sulfite exporter TauE/SafE family protein; translation: MEWILLVFLGLAAAIVGSIMGLGGGIIIVPALMVLGGFTGIFEGITPQVAVGTSLLVMIFTGLSSTLAYMKQKKVDFQSGLIFFIGSGPGALFGVWLNNGIDAGRFLIAFGFFIILVSFILLIRNKIKPVPLRKRGIKRTFQESDGSQREYGYEPSLAIGIAFFVGMFSGLFGIGGGSLIVPAMIILFAFPAHIAVATSMFLVFLSAAVSSVSHIALGNVDWFYAMALIPGAWFGGKIGAWINSRMKNETIVLALRIVLVIIGIRLIFDGFNG
- a CDS encoding DUF72 domain-containing protein, producing the protein MSDNIVIGLTGWGDHHTLYEGLPSSASKLETYAAHFPVVELDASFYAIPPASSVQKWLRETPDSFQFVVKAYQGMTGHQRGKIPFDSKEEMLEAFRKTFRPMLEAGKLSTVLCQFPPWYDCQQKYVQYIKWIREELREFPAALEFRHQSWYEEEFKKRTIDYMKQDKWIHTVVDEPQIGEKSVPFVPVVTEPDHTFIRLHGRNKAAWQKPVQGEEWRSVRYLYDYSEKELSELAEQVKKIAAESKKVTVVFNNNSGGHAAGNAKKFIQMLGLEYTGLAPKQLDLFSGD
- the sufB gene encoding Fe-S cluster assembly protein SufB encodes the protein MAKQMPEMEDYQYGFSDKDVSVFRSKKGLTEDIVREISKIKEEPQWMLDFRLKSLEQFYKMPMPTWGGDISDLDFDEITYYVRPSEKSERSWDEVPEEIKNTFDKLGIPEAEQKYLAGVSAQYESEVVYHNMKEELTEQGIIFKDTDSAMVEDEEIFREHFGKVIPPSDNKFAALNSAVWSGGSFIYVPKGVKSDTPLQAYFRINSENMGQFERTLIIADEGSSVHYVEGCTAPVYTTNSLHSAVVEIIVKKDAYCRYTTIQNWAPNVYNLVTKRAVAEENATMEWVDGNIGSKLTMKYPAVVMKGRGARGNVLSIAIAGKGQHQDAGAKMTHLAPDCSSSIVSKSISKHGGKVTYRGIVHFGRKSERSRSNIECDTLIMDNKSTSDTIPYNEILNNNISLEHEATVSKVSEEQLFYLMSRGVSEQEATEMIVMGFIEPFTKELPMEYAVEMNRLIKFEMEGSIG